The Roseimicrobium gellanilyticum genome contains a region encoding:
- a CDS encoding flavodoxin domain-containing protein, with amino-acid sequence MKSSILVIFGSVTGNSEYCADKTAKELREKGHEVVSENMADADPMMLKEHETVLIITSTYGDGEPPDGAEDFYNAVVKKGGLDLSHAQFSVLALGDTGYDQFCKCGIDFDAALETQGAQRIHPIVLADTDYDAPFDEWKKGVFAAIAERRAVTA; translated from the coding sequence ATGAAATCCTCCATTCTCGTCATCTTTGGCAGCGTCACCGGCAACTCGGAATACTGTGCGGACAAGACCGCCAAGGAACTGCGTGAGAAGGGACATGAAGTCGTCTCAGAAAACATGGCCGATGCCGATCCGATGATGCTCAAGGAGCATGAGACCGTGCTCATCATTACCAGCACGTATGGTGACGGTGAGCCGCCGGATGGCGCGGAAGACTTCTACAATGCCGTGGTGAAGAAGGGCGGTCTCGACCTGAGCCACGCGCAGTTCTCCGTGCTGGCACTGGGGGACACGGGTTACGACCAGTTCTGCAAATGCGGCATCGACTTTGACGCAGCTCTGGAGACCCAGGGCGCGCAACGCATCCATCCCATCGTGCTTGCCGACACCGACTACGATGCCCCGTTTGATGAGTGGAAGAAGGGTGTCTTCG